The nucleotide window ATCCACCCGGTCGCCTGCGTCGTGTCGACGAGCAGGAAGGCGCCGGCCTCGCGCGCGGCGCAGGCGATGGATGCCGCGTCGGCGACCTCCCCGGTGGCGGACTGCACGAGCGAGACCGCCACCGCCCAGGTGCCCGGGCGGATCGTGTCGGCGACCGCATCGACCGGCACATGCCGCACCCCGAGGTCGCCGCGGGCGAGGAAGGGGGCGACGACCGAGGAGAAGTCGCCGTCGACGCAGACGATCTCGGCGCCGGCCGGGGCGGACGCGGCCGCGAGCGCGATGAAGGGGGAGACCTGCGAGCCGGTCGCGACCCGCTCGGGGGAGGCGCCGAGGAGGGTCGCGGCGTGCCCGCGGGCGCGTTCGAGCAGCTGGGAATACGCGGATGCGTGCGCGGTACCCGCCGACCAGGCGGCGAGGTCCGCGGACAGGGCGTCGGTCGTCTCGCGTGCGGGGAGCCCCAGGGTGCAGGCGGCCAGGTAGCCGCGACCGGCGGCGAAGCGTGAGCGATTCGGGTGCATGCTTCGAGCTTCGCGCCGGATCATCCATGCGACAAGACGCAGTGTGCGATGGCATCCATTCGCCGAGATTATGATTCGGGCATGCCGCACGACGCCATCCGCGATGCCCTGGATCTCGCGACCCTGCGCGCCGTGAGCGCCCTCGCCGAACACGGCAGCCTCACCGCCGCCGCCGCCGCGATCGGGTACAGCCAGCCCGCGATCAGCCAGCGGTTGCAGCGATTCGAGGCCCGCACCGGCATCGCCCTCACCGAACGCGCCGGCCGCGGCCTCCGCCTCACCCACGCCGGCCGCGCCCTCCTCCGCCACGCGGTCGCGGTCCGCGGCGAACTCGACGCCGCCGCCGCAGCACTCGCCGAACTCGGCGGCCTCGAAGCCGGGCGCATCCGGCTCGCGGCATTCCCCTCGGCATCCGCCACCCTCGTGCCCGCCCTCGTCCGCATCCTCGCCGCCCGCCACCCCGGCCTCGCCGTCAGCTACGTCGAAGCCGAACCGCCCGAGGCCGTCGCCGCCGTCCGCGACGACCGCGCCGACCTCGCGATCACCTTCAGCTACCCCGGCGACCGGCACGACCCGCACCGCGACTCCGCACGCGGGCTCGACGTCGCCGACTACGCCGAAGAGGAGGTGCGGCTCGTGCTGCCGGCCGGGCATCCCGCAGCGGATGCCGGACGCGCGGCCGGCGCCGGAGACCCGGCCGGCGCGGTCGGCACCGGCGCCTCGGCCGCGCTGCCCGCCCTCGCCGAACTCGCCGGGGAGGACTGGATCGCCGGCTGTCCGCGATGCCGCGGGCACCTGCTCGAAGTCTGCGGCGTCGCCGGCTTCGAACCGCGGATCGTGTTCGAGACCGA belongs to Agromyces archimandritae and includes:
- a CDS encoding aminotransferase class V-fold PLP-dependent enzyme is translated as MHPNRSRFAAGRGYLAACTLGLPARETTDALSADLAAWSAGTAHASAYSQLLERARGHAATLLGASPERVATGSQVSPFIALAAASAPAGAEIVCVDGDFSSVVAPFLARGDLGVRHVPVDAVADTIRPGTWAVAVSLVQSATGEVADAASIACAAREAGAFLLVDTTQATGWMPTDALEADLVVCHAYKWLSAPRGAAFAAFSDRAIEEFTPHAAGWYSGEDPWASCYGPELHLARGARRFEVSPAWHAWVGAEVALRQAASTPVEPTRTHDVGLANAFRERLGLPPGESAIVTWADADGGQLALLTAAGLTASGRAGRARVAFHVWNDEEDVELAARAIGR
- a CDS encoding LysR family transcriptional regulator; this translates as MPHDAIRDALDLATLRAVSALAEHGSLTAAAAAIGYSQPAISQRLQRFEARTGIALTERAGRGLRLTHAGRALLRHAVAVRGELDAAAAALAELGGLEAGRIRLAAFPSASATLVPALVRILAARHPGLAVSYVEAEPPEAVAAVRDDRADLAITFSYPGDRHDPHRDSARGLDVADYAEEEVRLVLPAGHPAADAGRAAGAGDPAGAVGTGASAALPALAELAGEDWIAGCPRCRGHLLEVCGVAGFEPRIVFETDNAAAVEGMVAEGLGVALLPELALAASARRPGVVTRATGERRTLHLVTARGAAPAVAAARRALAEVRERAGRGAGASTPEGSVG